A part of Halobacterium jilantaiense genomic DNA contains:
- a CDS encoding DUF6884 domain-containing protein: MEIGLVSCTKAKVDSSSTPRKLYEPSALFRKARSYAEENHDGWYVLSAKYHVLDPDGSPIEPYDKTLNNASVEERREWSQNVLKQLRERDLLAGGNTLVIHAGKSYYEELLPLLDDKPVDVKIPTEGLRMGETLSWYNERI; encoded by the coding sequence ATGGAGATCGGCTTGGTGAGCTGTACGAAAGCAAAGGTGGATTCATCGTCGACGCCGAGGAAACTCTACGAGCCCTCTGCGTTGTTCCGGAAGGCTCGAAGCTACGCTGAGGAGAATCATGACGGGTGGTACGTGCTTTCGGCGAAGTACCATGTTCTCGATCCAGACGGCTCGCCGATCGAGCCCTACGACAAGACGCTGAACAACGCTAGCGTTGAAGAGCGGCGGGAGTGGAGTCAAAACGTCCTCAAACAGCTACGAGAGCGCGACTTGCTTGCAGGGGGGAACACGCTCGTCATTCATGCCGGGAAGTCGTACTACGAGGAACTCCTGCCGCTGCTCGACGACAAGCCCGTCGACGTCAAGATTCCGACCGAGGGACTACGGATGGGAGAGACGCTGTCGTGGTATAATGAACGAATCTAG
- a CDS encoding GIY-YIG nuclease family protein, which produces MNESRFHAADWLGVNWSNWGTLDPDGDHLSTFSTDEGLYRIRHPARAGLEYIGETGRSLRGRVRSLAHGAFADEMPYRDPHTAAPCIWAVQQEDGEKLEVSGATPTLAEDKQARKAFEDALIAVYRRETGESPTANFGRIINGYRQSTYRSGEERGGPLEPGETESNTEDGVGPLDWSRSDDVLSEDWMGLWWASPRPLAKADTSIPTDDGLYRIWREDEAPPLEYIGQSSNLKSRLYRHRRNRDETLLFSYSELGEHDAQHKREEVETELIGVHWLEVGKSPRDQF; this is translated from the coding sequence ATGAACGAATCTAGGTTCCACGCCGCCGATTGGCTCGGTGTCAACTGGTCGAACTGGGGGACTCTCGATCCCGATGGTGACCATCTATCTACGTTCTCCACTGACGAGGGTCTCTACCGTATTCGCCACCCCGCCCGTGCCGGACTGGAGTACATCGGTGAGACTGGGCGGAGCCTTCGCGGGCGTGTTCGTTCGCTCGCCCACGGGGCGTTCGCTGACGAAATGCCGTATCGCGATCCACACACCGCGGCACCGTGTATCTGGGCTGTCCAGCAGGAGGACGGCGAGAAGCTGGAGGTATCGGGTGCGACGCCGACACTCGCAGAGGACAAGCAGGCCCGAAAGGCGTTCGAGGACGCGCTGATTGCAGTATACCGACGCGAAACGGGTGAGAGTCCGACAGCGAATTTCGGTCGGATCATCAACGGCTACCGGCAGTCGACGTATCGCAGCGGAGAGGAACGCGGCGGCCCGCTTGAACCGGGTGAGACGGAGTCCAACACAGAGGATGGCGTTGGGCCGCTTGATTGGAGCAGGAGCGACGACGTGCTATCGGAAGACTGGATGGGCCTTTGGTGGGCGTCGCCGCGACCGCTGGCAAAGGCGGATACGTCGATTCCGACGGATGACGGGCTATACCGAATTTGGCGCGAGGACGAGGCACCACCTCTGGAGTACATCGGGCAGAGCTCGAATCTCAAGTCACGGCTGTATCGCCACCGGCGGAACCGGGATGAGACGTTGCTGTTCTCTTACTCGGAACTTGGGGAGCACGACGCTCAGCACAAGCGCGAGGAGGTTGAAACGGAGCTTATCGGTGTTCACTGGCTGGAGGTTGGGAAGAGTCCACGAGATCAGTTCTAA
- a CDS encoding HamA C-terminal domain-containing protein, protein MENEIEVPWSEHTVIEESELLDNLSDAGEWGEDKIKASSFIVSPSYGTLDYDGFVSFLRNKFMFFALSEEEIQESERPHLEAQQLSDYKDDAKMDGKWGELILFTMVEGFLDIPMMSHKLGWKQNPTDQVKGSDGLFFGEYEGTPTLGIGEAKMYTDLDSGIEEALDSTDRFHGEDSQLRNQHELTVAMGNPSDNLSKEKIELLSSLFTGESQDYQMLHPIFVGYEDEELEEFQTKPVEDDQELVDQLQDHVEDTDLLSKVTDSLEDDYSHLRKHWLTFFFLPLEDKDRFVENVKTAIYPWTTNH, encoded by the coding sequence ATGGAGAATGAAATAGAAGTTCCTTGGTCAGAGCACACCGTAATCGAGGAGTCAGAATTACTGGATAACCTCTCTGATGCTGGTGAATGGGGTGAAGACAAAATCAAGGCGTCCTCTTTCATCGTCAGCCCAAGTTACGGAACCTTGGATTATGACGGCTTCGTGAGTTTTCTTCGGAACAAATTCATGTTCTTTGCGCTGTCGGAAGAAGAGATTCAGGAGTCTGAACGCCCCCATCTTGAAGCGCAGCAGCTCTCAGATTACAAGGATGATGCTAAGATGGATGGCAAGTGGGGGGAGCTGATTCTATTTACGATGGTTGAAGGTTTCCTTGACATCCCTATGATGTCACACAAGCTTGGATGGAAACAGAACCCAACTGACCAAGTAAAGGGGTCTGACGGTCTCTTCTTCGGGGAATACGAAGGAACTCCTACGTTGGGAATTGGTGAGGCAAAAATGTACACCGATTTGGATAGTGGAATTGAGGAAGCTCTTGACAGCACAGATCGATTCCACGGAGAAGATAGTCAACTCCGAAATCAGCACGAGCTAACGGTTGCTATGGGTAATCCGAGCGACAATCTCTCGAAAGAGAAGATCGAACTGCTTTCATCTCTTTTCACAGGTGAATCTCAAGATTATCAAATGTTGCATCCCATCTTCGTTGGGTATGAAGATGAGGAGCTGGAGGAATTCCAGACAAAGCCGGTTGAGGACGATCAGGAACTAGTAGACCAGCTCCAAGACCATGTTGAGGATACTGACTTACTCTCCAAGGTAACGGACTCTCTGGAGGATGACTACAGTCATCTTCGAAAGCACTGGCTGACCTTCTTTTTCCTCCCTCTAGAGGACAAAGATCGGTTTGTAGAGAACGTCAAAACGGCTATCTACCCCTGGACGACGAACCACTAA